The window cgaactaccgatatttccgatatcatcgatatttaataccttgatcatgatatatatgtgttttcataaaacttgggggttagtacgttgataactgttttattatatatatatatatatatatatatatatatatatatatatatatatatcaacttagttcactcatgtttgttttgcacccccttcAGGACtcagaatcgaggcatacaatcctggcgtcaaggcacttccgcatgggcatcttcgagtcctctcggtgtaggactcactcctttgttcattcaattttatattatttcttttagtgttctagttagttgaacacattccttaaatgcatattctttattcttttatatttataaaccttatctattctttgttttcaacatttgcactcaataaatggcttttgtCACCCTCGGATGTCGGCCAGaacgtgcctatcctggtattcggggaaatatcgagatcggggcgtgtcaatagtagtagtagtagtagtagtagtaatattaatattttgcaAATGGCAAGGATACCTctacatattttacaaaattataatCTTTGCCCCTACATTATTGTCTTTGataattattatatcacattaaatacCATATCATTTTTAGGCATTCAATATATTcacatcaatttatataaaagcaCAACAATGTTTCCAAACACTCGgacattattttttcttttttctttttctttttgttaaaaacacttttacaaaaaaagaaatGTTTACGAAATATTCAAgaactttattttacagctgttTATTATCACAGCACATCATAagcagttttttctttttaaaacacAATAATAACAAACTAGCCCTAAATGGGAAACCCCACAAAAGGGCTCCTGAAAATAACTTTGATGGTTCAGTTATGAACTCCACAACTACAATTGGTTTTATAATCAGGAATGAAGATGAAACTTCGATTGTGGTTGGAGCTCGTTGTCTTGGGGATAACACAATCTTCATTACTGAAGGTTTTGCCTTGATAGCCCCTCTTTGGATGGCAAACGGAAGAAGCTTTAGACGGGTCTGTGTAGAGAGTGACTCAAAACATGTGATTGATGAGGTCAAGGGTGATTGTGCTATTCCTTGGCGATTAAGAGAttattgaagatatcaattGGTTGGCTTCTTCCTTTAATTCTATTAATTGGGCTCATGTTTACATAGAAGCAAACTTCTTGGCAGCTCTATTACTAGTACATGGTTTCCATTTAATGGTTTTTATATTTGGGATAGGTCGTTGCATGTTGTGCAAAAAAggctatttatttttattgtattaGAATTGGTTGTGACCGTAGTCATtctatctaattaattatcttctttcattaaaaaaaaattgggctaAGACGAAAAAGCTTGCATATTGCGATGCAGTAATTTAGTTAAGTGAAGAAAGATATATCCTCAACCTCAAGTGTAGCATAGAACAAATAAAACATATCGTGAAGTTGAGTGAAGAGCAATGCAAGAggcgtaaaacaaaaaaattcagcCCTTGCATATTTGTCCTCCGACCGCCGATTTGGACCCGCAATACACTGTTCAAGGAGAAGAACATCGAGAGCTAAAATTTTGTTCTGAGGGTGTATTGGAAATTTTATATTTCGTTTTTTTCTAGAGTTTGAAGTAGGTTATTAAAGAAAGTGCAACAATAGAAGTACGTAAGGAGGGATTGAGACATGCTCATTATCCCGTTACAACCCATATAAAAAGTTTTGAAGGTGCAGGGTACATCtgtgttcttttttcttttctttttttgaacaaaagggTACATCTAAGTGTTAGGTTGGGAGTAATCAAATAACTTGGTTACTATTGAAAACCAAAGGAGGGGGCCATGGATTGagtaaacaattaaacaagcaacacaAAGGGAGACCAATCATGTAGAGCTTGTACAATGTTCCTTTTCCATTAACTTTTACTACTAGTCGGATTATATGAAAttgttgttgataattgaattattacttaagtataaataaacatatttattttctattaatgACTTATCACATAATTTACAAATGTAATTTAAAAGTTGATGAGCCATGCATTACTCCAAAAAAGTAGCCTATCACACTATTCAATTGTGCTGACCATTTGGACAGCCTGGCATGTAGGTGACCTCATTACATTGCACCACTATTTTAAGTCACTCCGAGTTTAAAAGAGAGGTAAACCACTAataaggggagagagagagagagagagagagagagagagagagagagagagagagagagagagagcaatttAATTAGAAGTTTTATCATTATGATTTTTGTGACATCGCTATGTAGAATTATGTATCAAGTATACTCATATTAGCATATTTAATAGTGATGAAAGTTGTTTTAGAATGggcattttatattcttattgttcGAAAATTCTCTAAAAACTAGTACATAATCATCTTGGTCcaaaaatgcaagtaaaaatacaaatcaacacctttttttttatttgttagtatctttacatatttatattaattgtaatactCATATTATAACATATCAACTAATAACAACACGCAAGAGTGTGATTATCACatttaaaaatttctccaatttAAGGTCACCTCAAATGTgatttgatattaatttttttctttgacaCAGTCCATCCTCATCTCCAAAGTAACCTCTCTCAGATTAAATGGGCCTACACCAATTGCCTTCCTGGCTGAAATAGTCCCCCTAGAAGTAAAAAAAAGAGGTAGAAAGAAAGCAGCAAAGAAAGGgatttgagaaggaaaaagaccacacacaaaataaaagaagataggTAGGAGGAGATGTTCATGATGATGGGCACCAGTACTACTACTCCTCCTAGCCCAGAAAatatcagaaatattgaaaccaCCACCTCCACTTTCCCAACCTGGAAACTTTACGAAAACCCTTCTTATAATTCTCATAAACTTCATCAAAATCCACTCCCACGACAACAAAACCAGCAGCAGCAGTGCCGAAACTTTAGCAACAAGCAACAAGAAGTCCACCACTGCCTGCACCTCCCCATCTCCGCCCGCAAGCTCGCCGCTTCCTTCTGGGATCTCACCTTCTTCGAGCCGGCAATGGAGTCCGAGATGGATTACACGCGAGCCCAGATCACCGAAATGAAGGCGAAGCTCAAATACGAGCGAAAAGCGCGCAAGAAGGTGGAGATTTCAAACAAGATGCTGGCAAAAGAGTTGGGGGAGGAGAGAAGGTTGAGAAAAGCGATAGAGAGGGTTTGCGAGGAGCTTGCCGGAGAGATTTCTTTCGGGAAGTCGGAGATCATTAGGATCAGGAAAGAGATCGAGGAGGAGAGGAAAATGCTTCGAATGGTGGAGATGCTGAGAGAGGAGAGGCTTCAGATGAAGCTCACCGAGGCGAGGCTTCTGTTCGAAGAGAAGGTGTTAGAACTGGAGGGGTGTAAACAAATGCTGAGCGCTGCAGAGAACTCACATTTCAAGATCAAACACAAGAGTGAGGACGCTAATGTTGCTAGTTTTAACAATTCGAGTGAAAAGTCTGGTGCTTTTAGCGGTGATCGAAACAATGACTCTGTTTCCAGTTTTTCTACTGCAACTTCAAGGGAAGTGCTTTTGGGTGAGAAAGCTGCTTTTAGTGAAAACAGTGGAGGTTTTTCATCAATGGCAGTTCAGAAAAGATCCTCACCAGAACCAGAAAATCCTCACATAAAGAGAGGGATCAAAGGATTTGTTGAATTCCCAAGAGTTGTCAGAGCAATTGGATCAAAAAGTAGGCATTGGGGTACAAAGCTGGAATGCCAAAAAGCTCAGCTCAGAATTCTGATGAAGCAAAAGAGCCCCATTAGATCCAATAGTTTCATTATTAGTTGAAAGATCATAATGTGAATTGGAAAATTGGCCAAAATAAtcgttttttaaattttaattgctGGAAATGATTAGTTTCTCGGTATGTCTCAATATGTCGTCCATATCTATTTGTTTTGCCGTCCAATTTTATGGTTATGTCGTTGATCAATCCAGCaattaagatttgatttctGATTACTTTAGCCGATTTCTCATGTTAATTTATTCTTGATTATCTTTTTCTTATGTGGATTATTGAAAGAGTGGTATGATTTTGTGCTTATTGTACATTTTATTGTATGATGAAATTAGTCTGAAAAATAAGTCTTGTTTTGGATCTGATCCAATCTTCAAAAATTTTGTAGACTTCTATAGTAAATGTGTGATGCTTTTGACTTGTGAAGAACACATGCACATGCTTCAATTTTAGTCCACTCAAGTGTGTGTTTGTACATTTTTGAGTTTTGAAGACACCTACACATGCACTGATATGCACAAGCTTCACTTTTTATTTCACTTGAGACTCTGCATTTTTAGTACATGAATAAGTATATGGTTTATAAAACAGATTATATGGAAATGTTTTAGGTCTTGGATTTAAAAGAGGTGGAAAGTGCCTGAGGGTTACATAGAAACAGCGGCAATGGCAGCACGTTATTCTGCAGAGTGATGCCTTAGAAGTGGTTCAAGCTATTAGGATTTTCTGCCATTGGTTTATTAATTGAGGATGTCAAAATTAGCTTGCGGAACTTCTCTACTGTGAGTGTAAGTCACAAACGTAGATCCGCCACTTTAACGGCGTATAGATTGGCTATGTTGGCCTTAATTTCTACCGTTTCTAGTCATTGTTTCGAGATGCCTCCGACTTCTATTCAGGATGCCATCCTTCTTGATTGAATAGGGACTGTGCATTGCCTTTATCTATTCAGGATGCCTCCggcttcacgtcttgaacccacttcagatagtttcttccagagacttctaGAGCTGAGAAAtcaagcttgttcaagttcaacatgtccctaaaacagagggaaaaacgtgattagtcatatggaagccatagacatatatcatagaacatacaggttctatagacatgtattggtttaatttatacatgaaaactacaggtttcattggtaagttttgaatgaaaacttcaggtttcaaaggcactaaatttgaaactacaggttcaatttagatgttatgaacaattagttcataatgagaggttcatgcaagaaacacaaaatgcaatatactaatttaaatatagtggatttgaggttctttgggaactcaagtgtgagagcttcgttactacgaaagtatgtcatagttcaaagtataaaaataaattattgaatcgttaatgtccaaaagtgatctttaggtcaataattttgaattcattatcagattaatggactgcatgtcacttttaattaattcaataaatcggacCATACatggtcgattgtagaagctaaataatattaaaataatattattagatCGAAAATAAAGCCCCAAAAATTATTTGGGCTCGGGTTGGGTGCCTTGAGTAAAAGGTAAGGCCCAAAAGGGCCTCAGGTGTGAGTTGCAGGCCACATGGGGGGCGGGAGAAACCCCAGCCGTAGTTGAGTTTCAATTTTTGGGCCTAGGGGAGGGCACGAGACAAGGCGCAGAGAAAGCTGGCCTATGGGTTTGGCGTGGGAAGCCCAACTGCATAGGTTGGCTGCATGTGATAAGCGGAGTGGGCCGCAGGGACCAAGCCCAACCTTGTGGGCTGGCGTGGAGGACACGGGTCATGACGTGGGCCAAGGTACAGGTTGCGGGTCTGGGCAACACAAAATCCAGCAACCATAAAGGTTGCTGCGTGCAGGGGAAAACCTAGCCAATCTGGGCTGGTTGAATGGCGTGGGCCATGGTGCAAACGGGCGAAGGGCTTCAGGCCCATCAGATTGACCCCAGGCCGAGGCTTGGTTTCTGCATGCACAATGATGGTGCGATGGGTGTGCCGCACCATGtctaatttcttcttcttttttcgaAATCCCTTTGGGTTGAGGAAaccctaaatatgcttctaatttaattttatatattgactcacatattccacataacaatttaattgtgcgatgcatgaaacaaatatatattgacaaatatatgaacatatacaatatatatatcgaaaggaaaatataaacatagacgggttcatgcatcatgggaatGTTTTCATACTTTGTGgacatttcaaatatcttcttttattttaagcatacctgattagcagaaaacaaaaataagcctttgaatttggtggaagaTAGCCTCCTCCTACGATGCATCAATTCCTCAACTTCTGGCAAGAGCATGTTGATAACGTATTGTatgcctatttgattgaacgatctaaggtttagagagagagaggtggccGTCAATATTGAgggggaagaaagaggcatttaattgtgaggtgtgtttgattcaccccattgtgcctttatttattgtagtaggataggtaaaaacatttccctttaggattacaacattaataggtaatctacttctaataggaatataagatacattcccaaatctactaggatttacacaatcacattcttagTCTAAATATGTCTGCAGcaaatctctactaattaataaaatcttctttgtcaaccaaaagagggtgaaaagacaaattagtcttctatcacacaaaaaaaatgatgggcaataatgtaattttacatgtccaaattttactattttttattgaagcctcacttacaggtgatgttaaaatacctccaatattaaaaaaaaaaaaacaaaaacctcccactccccctctctccttctcattttctaaaaaaatgtgttcatacacacaaagtgtgtaggcaaatgatagtaataataataataataatctttactaattaataaaacactcattgtcaaccaaaatcctatgaaattatcaatttaaccctcaaattaaaacataacatgattaagaaatatagggcagaaatgtaatttcacacaaccaaattttgatgtttttattttcaaagcctcacctacatataatcctaacatatctctaattaaaaaaaaaaaatttaaatatttccactcccacattctctatcactctcttccctctccttctatttcaaaaacaaaaataaaaaaatttctcacactttgtgtgtgcccattcTAGTAGTAATAGtaatagtagtagtagtagtagttgtTACACCCCACCCccaattttaaatgattttttggtgttaaatggtgtgcccaaggggcccacccctGTTTTGGTTGTCCCCGGCCCCCTTTCCTagtttgccacgtggcagttcCTCGCACTCccatttcttctcttttctctctcccggttctctcttccttctctccttGAAACTATCTCGATCACTATCTCTGTCTCTCCCTTATCCCTCCCTACATCTCTTTACAACTCCCCCTTCGAGACCACCAAGCCTCAAGAAGCCAAGAATCCCAAACCCTCACTCCTCTCGTCCTGGTCAACACTACAATTGTGCGTGCAGGGTGGAATATCGGCGATTTAACTCAGAATCCGACAAACCGAATGTGAGTCGATGTGTTTCGAGTTGCATCCTTGTTCTAGTGAGTTATTTTGAGTTGTTTAAGTGACTTTGGAGATGAAAATCGAGGGTTTTTAACCCTATGCATGCATGTTCTTCTTTCCTCAGTTTTCCGACGAGCACCGCCCgtttcgaggcaatttccggccaaaccacggcgagttggctggtgtgcaaggtatcaatctcttcgtctcccactacaacttttctttttgaatcacccaatttcgttgagtattgaagaagttatgtcCATTTGaacccagtttccgacgaccttcgaggctttcgaggcattttccagccaaaccacgCCGAGTTAGACATCTtgcgaggtaccattctcttcgtctcgtcaagaactataattttcgtttttgaatcactcgatttcgttaagtattgatAAAGTTATGAGCATTTAAAGTTTGTCCAACTTTCTGGCCAAAATCCGGTatatgatatgatatgcccAAAAATTTCTTGGTATGTCTCAATATGTCGCCCATATCTATTCGTTTTGCCGTCCATTTTTATGGTTATGCCGTTGCTCAATCCAGCaattaagatttgatttctGATTAGTTTAACCGATTTCTCATGTTAATTTATTCTTGATTATCTTTTTCTTATGTGGATTGTTGAAAGAGTGGTATGATTTTGTGCTTATTGTACATTTTATTGTATAATGAAATTGGTCTGAAAAATAAGTCTTGTTTTGGATATGATCCAGTCTTCAAAAATTTTGTAGACTTCTATAGTAAATGTGTGATGCTTTTGACTTGTGAagaatgtggatgcaaatttcttcctctttgatcttacacaattttgcacctacaaaacaattaacaccttaggttaaggccaagagcctcacgcgcccacgatgaatggtgggggctttggccgaagaacctccgatgccaaagttagaatttagagagaaagagtgttaagagaattttgggatttttgccaaagtgttggaatgagtttttggtgaaaataggagcctatttatagggctagtcTTGGCCACTTTTTCCAAGGAATGGCCGACCGTT is drawn from Malus domestica chromosome 14, GDT2T_hap1 and contains these coding sequences:
- the LOC103454819 gene encoding protein BRANCHLESS TRICHOME-like, with protein sequence MGTSTTTPPSPENIRNIETTTSTFPTWKLYENPSYNSHKLHQNPLPRQQNQQQQCRNFSNKQQEVHHCLHLPISARKLAASFWDLTFFEPAMESEMDYTRAQITEMKAKLKYERKARKKVEISNKMLAKELGEERRLRKAIERVCEELAGEISFGKSEIIRIRKEIEEERKMLRMVEMLREERLQMKLTEARLLFEEKVLELEGCKQMLSAAENSHFKIKHKSEDANVASFNNSSEKSGAFSGDRNNDSVSSFSTATSREVLLGEKAAFSENSGGFSSMAVQKRSSPEPENPHIKRGIKGFVEFPRVVRAIGSKSRHWGTKLECQKAQLRILMKQKSPIRSNSFIIS